Proteins from a single region of Streptomyces sp. Tu 3180:
- a CDS encoding 2Fe-2S iron-sulfur cluster-binding protein yields the protein MAPSTSSTVTLDINGEKHTLSVDHRTTLLDALRERLDLTGTKKGCDQGQCGACTVLVDGRRTVSCLQLAVAAEEREITTVEGMARGDRLHPVQQAFLDLDGFQCGYCTPGQICSAVAVIEEHAAGWPSAATEDVRPETGPPPLTPEEIKERMSGNLCRCGAYAQIAEAVARAAAVTRAGTEEAAA from the coding sequence ATGGCCCCCTCGACGTCCAGCACCGTCACCCTGGACATCAACGGCGAGAAGCACACGCTGTCCGTCGACCACCGCACCACCCTGCTCGACGCCCTGCGCGAGCGACTCGATCTGACCGGCACCAAGAAAGGCTGCGACCAGGGACAGTGCGGAGCCTGCACGGTCCTGGTCGACGGCCGCCGCACCGTCTCCTGCCTCCAACTGGCCGTCGCGGCCGAGGAACGGGAGATCACCACCGTGGAGGGCATGGCCCGGGGAGACCGGCTGCACCCGGTGCAGCAGGCCTTCCTCGACCTGGACGGCTTCCAGTGCGGCTACTGCACGCCCGGCCAGATCTGTTCGGCCGTCGCCGTCATCGAGGAGCACGCCGCGGGCTGGCCCAGCGCCGCCACCGAGGACGTACGGCCCGAAACGGGGCCGCCGCCCCTGACCCCCGAGGAGATCAAGGAACGCATGAGTGGCAACCTGTGCCGCTGCGGCGCCTACGCGCAGATCGCCGAAGCGGTCGCCCGCGCGGCCGCCGTGACCCGGGCCGGGACCGAGGAGGCCGCCGCGTGA
- a CDS encoding xanthine dehydrogenase family protein subunit M, translated as MREFDYRRADDVPGAVALLGADPDARYLGGGTNLVDLMKTGVERPARLVDVRRLPLDRIEPADDGGLRIGATVTNSDLAAHPEVRRRYPALAQAVLAGASGQLRNMATVGGNLLQRTRCGYFADVTQPCNKRAPGSGCPAVAGEHHNHAVLGASDHCVAVHPSDMGVALAAFDAVVSYETADGPGELPLDGFYLPVGDTPHRETALPPGALVTGVTLPPAPVAARSRYRKVRERASYAFAIGSVAAALDVRDGVVREARLAFGAVASRPWRARAAERVLTGAPAGEERFAAAADAELAAARPLPDNGYKVTLMRNLVVAVLSELAEEAAR; from the coding sequence GTGAGGGAGTTCGACTACCGGCGCGCCGACGACGTCCCCGGCGCCGTGGCGCTGCTCGGCGCCGACCCGGACGCCCGCTACCTCGGCGGCGGCACCAACCTCGTCGACCTGATGAAGACCGGCGTCGAGCGCCCCGCGCGGCTCGTCGACGTCCGCCGGCTCCCGCTGGACCGGATCGAGCCGGCCGACGACGGCGGGCTGCGCATCGGCGCCACCGTCACCAACAGCGACCTCGCCGCGCACCCCGAGGTCCGCCGCCGCTACCCGGCCCTGGCCCAGGCGGTGCTCGCCGGCGCCTCCGGGCAGCTGCGCAACATGGCGACCGTCGGCGGCAACCTGCTCCAGCGCACCCGCTGCGGCTACTTCGCCGACGTGACCCAGCCCTGCAACAAGCGTGCGCCCGGCAGCGGTTGCCCCGCCGTCGCCGGTGAGCACCACAACCACGCCGTCCTGGGAGCCTCCGACCACTGCGTGGCCGTCCACCCGTCCGACATGGGCGTGGCGCTGGCCGCCTTCGACGCGGTCGTCTCGTACGAGACGGCCGACGGCCCCGGGGAGTTGCCGCTCGACGGCTTCTACCTGCCGGTGGGCGACACCCCGCACCGCGAGACCGCCCTGCCGCCCGGCGCGCTCGTCACCGGCGTCACCCTGCCGCCCGCGCCGGTCGCCGCCCGCTCCCGGTACCGCAAGGTCCGCGAACGCGCCTCGTACGCCTTCGCGATCGGCTCGGTCGCCGCCGCCCTCGACGTCCGCGACGGGGTCGTGCGCGAGGCGCGCCTGGCCTTCGGCGCGGTGGCGTCCCGGCCGTGGCGGGCCCGGGCGGCCGAACGCGTCCTGACCGGGGCCCCGGCCGGCGAGGAGCGCTTCGCCGCGGCCGCGGACGCCGAACTGGCGGCGGCCAGGCCGCTGCCCGACAACGGATACAAGGTGACCCTCATGCGCAACCTCGTGGTGGCCGTGCTGTCCGAACTCGCCGAGGAGGCCGCCCGATGA
- a CDS encoding xanthine dehydrogenase family protein molybdopterin-binding subunit — MTTAATTGRTAPAGAVGTAHTRVEGRDKVTGAARYAGDIPFADLAHGRLVLSTVARGRIRSVETAGALGMPGVLAVLHHGNAPRVDTDYIGLLGVPPDPTAALFQHDRIPYSGWPVALVVAETPEQAREAAEALVVTYERQPHDIAFHAGRPDAYPADGHMPAATEKGDLEAELAASAHVVDAEYTTPEEHHAMMEPHAAAARWDGGRLEVVDSNQGTTWIADELVKMFSLEPSAVRVRSEHVGGGFGSKGLRAHQVAAVMAATVLQRPVRVVLTRRQMFSLTGYRSPTAQRVRLGADADGRLRALEHRSLNQTSTVWEFVEPGAGPARVMYDAAAHRTVNEVVRLDVPSPTWMRGPGEAPGSFALEAALDELAERCGLDPIELRLRNDAERGPVSGLPFAGRNLAACFREGARRFGWAGRDPRPGVRREGRWLLGTGTAAASFPAGALPSTAAVTAEADGTFTVRIAAADIGTGARTALTLVAADALRVAPALVRVRIGDSDFGPAGIAGGSMGTRSWAWAVTAAAGELRDRLVPGGTVPPEGITARSDTTAAVGALAQKERHSFGAQFAEVAVDVTTGEVRVRRMLGIFAAGRIVNPLTARGQLVGGMIWGLSMALHEEAVRDGASGGLYGSDLAGYHVATHADVPEIEADWVDDEDPEDPVGIKGIGEVGIVGAAAAVANAVWHATGVRHRSLPIRPDRVLRAGGPRV; from the coding sequence ATGACCACCGCCGCCACGACCGGCCGTACGGCGCCGGCCGGCGCCGTCGGCACCGCGCACACCCGGGTGGAGGGCCGCGACAAGGTCACCGGGGCCGCCCGCTACGCCGGCGACATACCCTTCGCGGACCTCGCCCACGGCCGGCTGGTGCTGTCCACCGTCGCCCGCGGCCGGATCCGCTCCGTCGAGACCGCCGGCGCGCTCGGCATGCCGGGCGTGCTCGCCGTCCTGCACCACGGGAACGCCCCGCGCGTCGACACCGACTACATCGGCCTGCTGGGCGTCCCGCCGGACCCGACCGCGGCCCTCTTCCAGCACGACCGGATCCCGTACTCCGGGTGGCCCGTCGCGCTGGTCGTCGCCGAGACGCCCGAACAGGCCAGGGAGGCCGCCGAGGCGCTCGTCGTCACCTACGAGCGGCAGCCGCACGACATCGCGTTCCACGCGGGCCGCCCGGACGCGTACCCGGCGGACGGGCACATGCCCGCCGCCACGGAGAAGGGCGACCTGGAGGCCGAACTCGCCGCCTCGGCCCACGTGGTGGACGCGGAGTACACCACGCCCGAGGAACACCACGCCATGATGGAGCCGCACGCGGCGGCCGCCCGGTGGGACGGCGGACGGCTCGAGGTCGTCGACTCCAACCAGGGCACCACCTGGATCGCCGACGAGCTCGTCAAGATGTTCTCCCTCGAACCGTCCGCCGTGCGGGTGCGCTCCGAGCACGTCGGCGGCGGCTTCGGCAGCAAGGGCCTGCGGGCCCACCAGGTGGCCGCCGTGATGGCCGCGACCGTCCTGCAGCGCCCGGTGCGCGTCGTGCTGACCCGTCGTCAGATGTTCTCGCTCACCGGCTACCGCAGCCCCACCGCCCAGCGGGTCCGGCTCGGTGCCGACGCCGACGGGCGGCTGCGCGCCCTGGAGCACCGCTCGCTCAACCAGACGTCCACGGTGTGGGAGTTCGTCGAACCGGGCGCCGGGCCGGCCCGGGTGATGTACGACGCCGCCGCCCACCGCACGGTGAACGAGGTCGTGCGGCTGGACGTGCCGTCCCCGACGTGGATGCGCGGGCCGGGCGAGGCGCCGGGGTCGTTCGCGCTGGAGGCGGCGCTCGACGAGCTGGCCGAGCGGTGCGGCCTCGACCCGATCGAGCTGAGGCTGCGCAACGACGCCGAGCGCGGCCCGGTCTCCGGGCTGCCGTTCGCCGGCCGCAACCTCGCCGCCTGCTTCCGGGAGGGCGCCCGCCGCTTCGGCTGGGCCGGCCGGGACCCGCGCCCCGGCGTGCGCCGCGAGGGGCGCTGGCTGCTGGGCACGGGCACGGCCGCCGCCTCCTTCCCCGCGGGTGCCCTGCCGTCGACGGCCGCGGTGACCGCGGAGGCGGACGGCACCTTCACCGTGCGGATCGCGGCGGCCGACATCGGCACCGGGGCCCGTACCGCGCTCACCCTGGTCGCCGCCGACGCGCTGCGGGTGGCGCCCGCCCTGGTCCGGGTGCGGATCGGCGACAGCGACTTCGGCCCGGCGGGGATCGCGGGCGGCTCCATGGGCACCCGTTCCTGGGCCTGGGCGGTCACGGCCGCCGCCGGGGAACTGCGGGACCGGCTCGTCCCGGGAGGCACCGTGCCGCCGGAGGGCATCACGGCGCGCTCCGACACCACCGCCGCCGTCGGCGCCCTCGCGCAGAAGGAGCGGCACTCCTTCGGGGCGCAGTTCGCCGAGGTCGCCGTGGACGTCACCACCGGCGAGGTGCGGGTGCGCCGGATGCTGGGGATCTTCGCGGCGGGCCGGATCGTCAACCCGCTCACCGCGCGCGGCCAGCTCGTCGGCGGCATGATCTGGGGCCTCTCCATGGCCCTGCACGAGGAGGCGGTCCGCGACGGCGCCTCGGGCGGCCTCTACGGGTCCGACCTGGCCGGCTACCACGTCGCGACCCACGCCGACGTGCCGGAGATCGAGGCGGACTGGGTGGACGACGAGGACCCCGAGGACCCGGTCGGCATCAAGGGCATCGGCGAGGTCGGCATCGTGGGCGCCGCCGCGGCCGTCGCCAACGCGGTCTGGCACGCCACCGGCGTGCGCCACCGCAGCCTGCCCATCCGCCCGGACCGGGTGCTGCGGGCGGGAGGACCGCGTGTTTGA
- a CDS encoding XdhC/CoxI family protein: protein MFDIAGELHGWLAEDREFAVATVVSVSGSAPRGPGAALAVDSEGTAIGSVSGGCVEGAVYELCLQALEDGEIHVERFGYSDEDAFAVGLTCGGVVEIMVTPVGARAPVRPVLRAALSAVVRGEPGALARVVEGPAELLGGALLVRPDGSYEGGLGGPAELDRTVAEETGALLDAGRTGTVALAPGGAGRGLPRAESGTGAYCPDGLTLLVESSVPPPRMIVFGAIDFAAALVRAGGFLGYRVTVCDARPVFATRARFPEADEIVVDWPHRYLRRTATDARTVLCVLTHDPKFDVPLLKEALGRPVAFVGAMGSRRTHADRERRLREAGVGERELARLRSPIGLDLGARTPEETALSIAAEIVAARRGGTGVPLTGSGVPIHRDAGRRVAGAA, encoded by the coding sequence GTGTTTGACATCGCCGGCGAGCTGCACGGCTGGCTGGCCGAGGACCGGGAGTTCGCCGTGGCGACGGTGGTGTCCGTGAGCGGCAGCGCCCCGCGCGGCCCCGGCGCCGCCCTCGCCGTCGACAGCGAGGGCACGGCGATCGGCTCCGTCTCCGGGGGCTGCGTCGAGGGTGCCGTGTACGAGCTGTGCTTGCAGGCGCTCGAGGACGGCGAGATCCACGTCGAACGGTTCGGCTACAGCGACGAGGACGCCTTCGCGGTCGGCCTGACCTGCGGCGGGGTCGTCGAGATCATGGTGACCCCGGTCGGCGCGCGGGCCCCCGTCCGGCCGGTGCTGCGGGCGGCGCTGTCGGCGGTCGTCCGGGGCGAGCCGGGGGCACTCGCCCGGGTCGTCGAGGGCCCGGCCGAACTCCTCGGCGGCGCTCTTCTCGTACGTCCGGACGGGTCGTACGAGGGCGGGCTCGGCGGGCCCGCGGAGCTGGACCGGACGGTGGCCGAGGAGACCGGGGCCCTGCTGGACGCGGGGCGCACCGGCACGGTCGCCCTCGCGCCGGGCGGAGCGGGACGGGGACTGCCCCGGGCGGAGTCCGGGACAGGGGCGTACTGCCCCGACGGTCTGACGCTGCTGGTGGAGTCGTCGGTGCCGCCGCCCCGCATGATCGTCTTCGGTGCGATCGACTTCGCGGCGGCCCTGGTGCGGGCGGGCGGGTTCCTCGGCTACCGCGTCACCGTCTGCGACGCCCGCCCGGTCTTCGCCACCCGGGCCCGGTTCCCGGAGGCCGACGAGATCGTGGTCGACTGGCCGCACCGCTATCTGCGCCGCACCGCGACCGACGCGCGCACGGTGCTGTGCGTGCTCACCCACGACCCGAAGTTCGACGTCCCCCTGCTGAAGGAGGCGCTGGGCAGGCCGGTGGCGTTCGTGGGGGCGATGGGCTCGCGCCGCACCCACGCCGACCGGGAGCGGCGGCTGCGCGAGGCGGGCGTGGGGGAGCGGGAGCTGGCCCGGCTCAGGTCCCCGATCGGCCTCGACCTCGGCGCCCGTACGCCGGAGGAGACCGCCCTGTCCATCGCGGCGGAGATCGTCGCGGCCCGCCGGGGAGGCACGGGCGTGCCCCTGACCGGCTCGGGCGTGCCGATCCACCGCGACGCCGGGCGGAGGGTGGCGGGGGCCGCCTGA
- a CDS encoding NADPH-dependent FMN reductase → MSVRILALVGSLRAGSHNRQLAEAAVKLSPEGSEVALYEGLAEIPFYNEDIDVEGSVPAAAARLREAAAGADALLLFTPEYNGTMPAVLKNAIDWLSRPYGAGAISGKPVVVIGTAFGQYGGVWAHDDARKAVGIAGGKVIEDVKLSIPGSVTRFAEVHPADDTEVVEQLTEVITRLGGHAAESAAA, encoded by the coding sequence GTGTCTGTTCGCATCCTCGCCCTCGTCGGCAGCCTCCGCGCCGGTTCGCACAACCGCCAGCTCGCCGAGGCCGCGGTCAAGCTCTCCCCGGAAGGCTCCGAGGTGGCCCTCTACGAGGGGCTCGCGGAGATCCCCTTCTACAACGAGGACATCGACGTCGAGGGCAGCGTCCCGGCCGCCGCCGCCCGGCTGCGCGAGGCCGCCGCCGGCGCCGACGCGCTGCTGCTCTTCACGCCCGAGTACAACGGCACGATGCCGGCCGTCCTGAAGAACGCCATCGACTGGCTGTCCCGCCCCTACGGCGCCGGTGCCATCAGCGGCAAGCCGGTCGTCGTGATCGGCACCGCCTTCGGGCAGTACGGCGGCGTCTGGGCGCACGACGACGCCCGCAAGGCCGTGGGCATCGCGGGCGGGAAGGTGATCGAGGACGTCAAGCTCTCCATCCCGGGCTCCGTGACCCGTTTCGCCGAGGTCCACCCGGCGGACGACACCGAGGTCGTCGAGCAGCTGACCGAGGTCATCACCCGTCTGGGCGGCCACGCCGCGGAGTCGGCCGCGGCCTGA
- a CDS encoding TetR/AcrR family transcriptional regulator → MSAVPPPAPTPQESVEPQELPQLGLDVDEPCLRADAARNRARLLEAAALLVAERGADGVTMEAVASAARVGKGTVFRRFGDRTGLLTALLDQSEKKFQAAFLTGPPPLGPGAPPAERLRAFGLAMLRRSADELELQLAAEPDAGRRFTAPPRRVLRHHVVLLLREAVPDADCELLAHTLLAQLDPALIHHLTRQCGMPPERLESAWVDLVDRVTGRTAG, encoded by the coding sequence ATGTCCGCAGTCCCGCCGCCCGCCCCGACGCCCCAGGAGTCCGTCGAACCGCAGGAGTTGCCCCAGCTCGGCCTCGACGTCGACGAGCCCTGCCTGCGCGCCGACGCCGCGCGCAACCGGGCCCGGCTGCTGGAGGCCGCCGCACTGCTCGTGGCCGAGCGCGGCGCGGACGGCGTCACCATGGAGGCGGTGGCGTCCGCGGCCCGCGTGGGCAAGGGCACGGTCTTCCGCCGCTTCGGCGACCGCACCGGTCTCCTCACGGCGCTGCTCGACCAGTCCGAGAAGAAGTTCCAGGCCGCCTTCCTCACCGGGCCCCCGCCGCTGGGGCCGGGCGCGCCGCCCGCGGAGCGGCTGCGGGCCTTCGGCCTCGCCATGCTCCGCCGGAGCGCCGACGAGCTGGAGCTGCAGCTGGCGGCCGAACCGGATGCCGGCCGCCGCTTCACCGCCCCGCCCCGCCGTGTGCTGCGCCACCACGTCGTCCTGCTGCTGCGCGAGGCGGTGCCGGACGCGGACTGCGAGCTCCTCGCCCACACCCTGCTGGCCCAGCTCGACCCCGCTCTGATCCACCACCTGACCCGGCAGTGCGGCATGCCGCCGGAGCGGCTGGAATCGGCGTGGGTGGACCTGGTCGACCGGGTGACGGGCCGGACGGCCGGGTGA
- a CDS encoding LacI family DNA-binding transcriptional regulator has protein sequence MVQISKTPPPASPAPTRSVPTSADVARLAGVSRATVSYVLNNAGAVRISEPTRRRVREAARELGYVPHAAARSLRAGHSRMVLMPAPAFPVGPLYSRFINDLQEALARLDYTVVQHGTVGPQDDEAARAWAELRPVAVLVPGSGLGPRGVEVLKRSGARAVVTLGPESVEGAHALLMDHDVVGYSAGAHLFDRGRRRIGVVVPREPGLEAFSAPRLAGVREALRGTDATVTELPLAHDEDAAARLAARWRALGLDAVFTYNDEYAMLLMRALQDEGVRIPEETAVIGADDLMLGRLLRPRLSTVHLELPSGRELAELVDRTVRDPVAAPEAHKVLGASVVRRESS, from the coding sequence ATGGTGCAGATATCGAAAACGCCCCCGCCCGCATCCCCCGCACCGACGCGCTCCGTTCCCACGAGCGCCGATGTGGCCCGCCTGGCCGGCGTCTCGCGCGCGACCGTCTCCTACGTCCTGAACAACGCCGGTGCCGTCCGGATCAGCGAACCCACCCGGCGCCGGGTCCGCGAGGCCGCGAGAGAACTCGGGTACGTGCCGCACGCGGCCGCCCGCAGCCTGCGCGCCGGGCACAGCCGCATGGTGCTGATGCCCGCGCCGGCCTTCCCCGTCGGCCCGCTCTACAGCCGGTTCATCAACGACCTCCAGGAGGCGCTCGCCCGCCTCGACTACACGGTCGTGCAGCACGGCACCGTCGGCCCGCAGGACGACGAGGCCGCCCGTGCCTGGGCCGAACTGCGGCCCGTGGCGGTCCTGGTCCCCGGGTCCGGACTCGGCCCGCGGGGCGTCGAGGTGCTCAAACGCTCCGGGGCGCGGGCCGTCGTCACCCTCGGTCCCGAGTCCGTCGAGGGCGCGCACGCCCTGCTCATGGACCACGACGTCGTCGGGTACAGCGCGGGCGCCCACCTCTTCGACCGGGGCCGGCGCCGGATCGGCGTCGTCGTCCCGCGGGAGCCCGGCCTGGAGGCGTTCTCCGCGCCCCGCCTGGCCGGGGTGCGCGAGGCCCTGCGCGGTACGGACGCCACGGTCACCGAGCTGCCCCTCGCCCACGACGAGGACGCCGCCGCGCGGCTCGCCGCCCGCTGGCGCGCCCTCGGCCTCGACGCCGTGTTCACGTACAACGACGAGTACGCGATGCTCCTGATGCGCGCACTCCAGGACGAGGGCGTCCGCATCCCCGAGGAGACCGCCGTGATCGGTGCCGACGACCTGATGCTGGGCCGGTTGCTGCGGCCCCGGCTGAGCACCGTGCACCTGGAGCTGCCGTCCGGCCGTGAGCTCGCCGAGCTGGTCGACCGCACGGTGCGCGACCCGGTCGCCGCGCCCGAGGCGCACAAGGTGCTGGGCGCGTCGGTGGTGCGGCGCGAGTCCAGCTGA
- the trxA gene encoding thioredoxin: MSSTVELTKENFDQTVTDNAFVLIDFWAAWCGPCRQFAPVYEKAAEENPDLVFGKVDTEAQPELAAAFGIQSIPTLMIVRDQVAVFAQPGALPEAALTDVIGQARKLDMDEVRKQIAEQQAQQEQGRAPGQGE; this comes from the coding sequence ATGAGCAGCACCGTGGAGCTCACCAAGGAGAACTTCGACCAGACGGTCACGGACAACGCGTTCGTCCTGATCGACTTCTGGGCGGCCTGGTGCGGTCCGTGCCGTCAGTTCGCGCCGGTGTACGAGAAGGCGGCGGAGGAGAACCCGGACCTGGTGTTCGGCAAGGTGGACACCGAGGCGCAGCCGGAGCTGGCCGCGGCCTTCGGCATCCAGTCGATCCCGACGCTGATGATCGTCCGCGACCAGGTCGCCGTCTTCGCCCAGCCGGGCGCCCTGCCCGAGGCCGCTCTGACGGACGTCATCGGACAGGCCCGCAAGCTGGACATGGACGAGGTCCGCAAGCAGATCGCCGAGCAGCAGGCACAGCAGGAGCAGGGCCGGGCCCCGGGCCAGGGCGAGTAG
- a CDS encoding NAD(P)/FAD-dependent oxidoreductase, translated as MTETQSTQTESIAYDVVVLGAGPVGENVADRTRAAGLTTAVVESELVGGECSYWACMPSKALLRPVIARADARRVPGLSRSVQGPLDAAAVLGHRDFYTSHWKDDGQVRWLEGIGADLHRGHGRITGPRTVTVTGPDGGRHVLTARHAVAVCTGSRAQLPDLPGLSEVRPWTSREATSARSVPGRLVVVGGGVVATEMATAWQALGSRVTVLVRGGGLLSRMEPFAGELVAEALTEAGADIRTGTSVKSVTRENGTVLVVTDAGDRIEADEILFATGRAPRTDDIGLESVGIKPGVWLGVDDSLRVSGHDWLYAVGDVNHRALLTHQGKYQARIAGAAIAARATGGPALTEDWGAHAATADHAAVPQVVFTDPEVAAVGLSLAEAEQEGHRVRAVDVDLSSVAGAGLYADGYKGRARMVVDLEDEILRGVTLVGPGVGELIHSATVAVAAEVPVGRLWHAVPSYPTISEVWLRLLEAYRDA; from the coding sequence ATGACGGAAACGCAATCGACGCAGACGGAATCCATCGCTTACGACGTCGTGGTGCTCGGAGCCGGCCCCGTGGGGGAGAACGTCGCCGACCGCACCCGCGCCGCCGGGCTCACCACCGCGGTCGTGGAGAGCGAGCTGGTGGGCGGCGAGTGCTCCTACTGGGCCTGCATGCCCAGCAAGGCCCTGCTGCGTCCGGTGATCGCCCGGGCCGACGCCCGCCGCGTCCCCGGCCTGAGCCGGTCGGTCCAGGGCCCCCTGGACGCCGCCGCGGTGCTCGGCCACCGCGACTTCTACACCTCCCACTGGAAGGACGACGGCCAGGTCCGGTGGCTGGAGGGCATCGGAGCCGACCTCCACCGCGGCCACGGACGGATCACCGGCCCGCGCACCGTCACCGTCACCGGCCCCGACGGCGGCCGGCACGTCCTCACCGCCCGGCACGCCGTCGCCGTCTGCACCGGCAGCCGCGCCCAGCTGCCCGACCTGCCCGGACTCTCCGAGGTCAGGCCGTGGACCAGCCGGGAGGCCACCAGCGCCCGGTCCGTGCCCGGCCGGCTGGTCGTGGTCGGCGGCGGTGTGGTCGCCACCGAGATGGCCACCGCCTGGCAGGCGCTCGGCTCGCGGGTCACGGTCCTCGTGCGCGGCGGCGGTCTGCTGTCCCGCATGGAGCCCTTCGCCGGGGAACTGGTCGCCGAGGCCCTCACCGAGGCGGGCGCGGACATCCGCACCGGCACCTCGGTGAAGTCGGTGACCCGGGAGAACGGCACCGTCCTGGTCGTCACCGACGCCGGTGACCGGATCGAGGCCGACGAGATCCTCTTCGCCACCGGCCGCGCGCCGCGCACCGACGACATCGGGCTGGAGAGCGTCGGCATCAAGCCCGGCGTGTGGCTCGGCGTGGACGACAGCCTGCGGGTGAGCGGCCACGACTGGCTGTACGCCGTCGGCGACGTCAACCACCGGGCCCTGCTCACCCACCAGGGCAAGTACCAGGCCCGGATCGCGGGCGCCGCCATCGCCGCCCGCGCCACCGGTGGACCCGCGCTCACGGAGGACTGGGGCGCGCACGCCGCCACCGCCGACCACGCCGCCGTCCCGCAGGTCGTCTTCACCGACCCGGAGGTGGCCGCCGTCGGTCTCTCGCTGGCCGAGGCGGAACAGGAGGGCCACCGCGTCCGCGCCGTCGACGTCGACCTGTCCTCGGTCGCCGGCGCCGGTCTGTACGCCGACGGCTACAAGGGCCGCGCCCGCATGGTCGTCGACCTCGAGGACGAGATCCTGCGCGGCGTCACCCTCGTCGGC